Proteins from a genomic interval of Papaver somniferum cultivar HN1 chromosome 4, ASM357369v1, whole genome shotgun sequence:
- the LOC113362774 gene encoding coiled-coil domain-containing protein SCD2-like isoform X2, with the protein MDHPRRRNGSPLYTRQSRNGDAESTSPGGGMSPVHPHSSSSYRGGYSANGFSSIKRSQNVAAKAAAQRLAQVMASHNDATTDNDDDEDDDDLYSVPPPISFSNRPSSNNLNNQNRNRVPLVAKPNGSTRSQSPALGGNGVEHAQSARSTSAGRSSAAVRSTSLIPPRANASPNRTSSRTQVSVPMVEPSVNPPRGNASPSRTSLRNQVSYPPMQSRANPSPSRTSLRTQVSLPLMEPSASPPRASASPGRTSMRSRDSIPPTEPGQRDNQRDKRLPSDVGQSLNGIGNRHEASALHDELDMLQEENENMLDKLRLAEERCKEAEARTKELEKQVASLGEGASMEAKLLSRKEAALRQREAAYKAGKQTKDERNEEISVLRIEAANAKEVAAAAVAQVREAESDMKALRSMTQRMILTQEEMEEVVLKRCWLARYWGLAVWHGICADIAAAKHEHWSSLAPLPFEVVISAGQKAKDESPGVVDQDRMNLTRGFSDLTGEGNIESILSVEMGLRELVSLKNI; encoded by the exons ATGGATCATCCTCGAAGAAGAAATGGCAGTCCATTGTATACAAGACAATCAAGAAACGGTGATGCTGAATCAACTTCTCCCGGCGGAGGAATGTCACCTGTACATCCACATTCTTCATCATCATATCGTGGTGGATATTCAGCAAATGGATTCTCAAGTATAAAGAGATCACAAAATGTAGCTGCTAAAGCTGCTGCTCAACGTCTTGCTCAAGTTATGGCTTCTCATAACGATGCCACCACCGACAATGATGACGATGAGGACGATGATGATCTTTATAGTGTTCCTCCTCCAATCTCATTCTCGAACCGACCCAGTAGTAATAACCTTAATAATCAGAATCGGAATAGAGTTCCCTTGGTTGCGAAGCCGAATGGTAGTACTAGATCTCAATCTCCTGCT CTAGGCGGAAACGGTGTGGAGCATGCACAATCGGCTCGCTCTACATCAGCTGGAAGGTCATCAGCCGCTGTTCGTTCAACGTCATTGATTCCACCTAGAGCCAATGCCTCACCTAATAGAACATCTTCGAGGACCCAGGTTTCTGTTCCAATGGTGGAACCTTCTGTCAACCCACCTAGAGGCAATGCATCGCCTAGCAGAACATCGTTGAGGAACCAGGTTTCTTATCCCCCTATGCAATCTAGAGCCAATCCATCACCTAGCAGAACATCATTGAGGACACAGGTTTCTCTTCCGCTGATGGAACCTTCTGCAAGTCCACCTAGAGCCAGCGCATCACCTGGCAGAACATCAATGAGGAGTCGGGATAGTATTCCACCAACAGAACCTGGACAAAGAGATAATCAAAGAGATAAAAG GCTTCCATCAGATGTGGGACAGAGCCTAAACGGAATCGGAAATCGCCATGAGGCCTCAGCTCTTCATGATGAG CTAGATATGCtacaagaagagaatgaaaacaTGCTAGACAAG CTTCGGTTAGCAGAAGAGAGATGTAAGGAAGCGGAAGCAAGGACCAAGGAGCTTGAGAAACAG GTTGCTTCTCTTGGGGAAGGCGCATCTATGGAAGCCAAATTATTGAGCAG AAAAGAAGCAGCATTGCGTCAAAGAGAG GCAGCTTACAAGGCAGGGAAACAAACTAAGGATGAGCGGAATGAGGAAATTTCGGTTTTGCGGATAGAAGCTGCG AATGCAAAAGAAGTGGCTGCGGCGGCTGTTGCACAGGTACGGGAAGCAGAATCTGATATGAAAGCTCTTCGCTCAATGACGCAAAGAATGATATTAACTCAGGAAGAGATG GAAGAGGTTGTTCTTAAAAGGTGCTGGCTTGCTCGCTATTGGGGTTTAGCTGTATGGCATG GCATCTGTGCTGATATTGCAGCGGCAAAACATGAGCACTGGTCATCTTTAGCACCTCTTCCTTTTGAAGTTGTCATTTCCGCTGGACAGAAAGCGAAGGATGAATCTCCAG GTGTTGTTGATCAGGACAGGATGAACCTTACACGGGGATTCAGTGATCTAACCGGAGAGGGTAACATTGAGAGCATTCTTTCAGTTGAGATGGGACTGAGGGAATTAGTTTCTCTAAAG AATATTTAA
- the LOC113362775 gene encoding uncharacterized protein LOC113362775: MGSNQSSQLEDEEDEEEGEEEREHEENNGRRRGINGLGRESEELLDNPSLMKKVLQQEPEMLPCHASASPLSPQLSTIGTPRLGPSIKVWDPYNVLAPPPPPPPSLQQQAFSRSYSSDGLIDEDRCGVTEVFLICHGECGLNLRSDLVPGRWPESSLTPNGKRQGRALSVFLNSQGVRFNEVYCSPLDRARTTAISVSRELNFTEERIQYLDELTEMSQGQWEGCLQSEIYTQDTMNIIDRFQPDFCAPSGESLRHVEFRMMQFLNVTVLKLDERLRDISMRQQNEGKPFSPQNSHFLPNSFHDRDGPGVPSSQSDLLYRQRQGLTRKKSGKSRLQYVTKIGDHENEDEGSPNEPNNLDHSLQDGNVRSSSFSIGVFTHALPIKCLITGILGCGPLMLQKICVDDSSVTVLQHSVRTGWQIKRLNDTAHLRLL, encoded by the exons ATGGGATCTAATCAGTCATCGCAATTAGAAgacgaggaagatgaagaagaaggagaagaagaacgagaaCACGAAGAAAACAATGGTAGAAGAAGAGGGATAAATGGATTAGGAAGGGAAAGTGAGGAACTATTAGATAATCCATCGTTGATGAAGAAAGTATTACAACAAGAACCAGAAATGTTACCATGTCATGCATCAGCATCACCATTATCACCACAGCTATCAACAATAGGTACACCAAGGTTAGGACCATCAATTAAAGTATGGGATCCATATAATGtattagcaccaccaccaccgccaccaccgtcATTACAGCAACAGGCATTTTCAAGGAGTTATTCATCTGATGGACTAATAGATGAAGATAGATGTGGTGTTACTGAGGTTTTTTTGATTTGTCATGGTGAATGTGGACTGAATTTGAGATCAGATTTGGTTCCAGGGAGATGGCCAGAATCCAGTTTGACACCTAATGGGAAACGGCAAGGGAGAGCTTTATCGGTTTTTCTTAATTCTCAAGGGGTGAGATTTAATGAGGTTTATTGTTCTCCGTTGGATCGAGCTCGGACTACTGCTATCTCAGTTTCCAGG GAACTGAATTTCACGGAGGAACGAATACAATACCTAGATGAGCTTACCGAGATGAGTCAGGGTCAGTGGGAGGGATGTCTTCAATCAGAGATATACACCCAAGACACAATGAACATAATTGATAGATTCCAGCCTGATTTTTGTGCACCGTCAGGAGAATCACTTAGGCATGTAGAATTCCGAATGATGCAGTTCCTTAATGTTACAGTTCTTAAACTGGATGAGAGACTGAGGGATATATCAATGCGCCAACAGAACGAGGGTAAACCATTTTCCCCTCAAAACTCGCATTTTTTGCCCAATTCATTCCATGACCGAGATGGACCAGGCGTTCCATCATCACAATCAGATCTGCTTTATAGGCAACGGCAAGGTCTTACAAGGAAAAAATCAGGTAAAAGCAGGCTACAGTATGTAACAAAAATTGGAGATCATGAAAACGAGGACGAGGGTTCTCCAAATGAACCAAACAACCTAGACCATTCACTTCAAGATGGGAATGTCAGAAGCTCATCTTTTTCCATTGGTGTTTTCACCCATGCACTGCCTATTAAGTGTCTCATCACTGGGATACTAGGGTGCGGCCCATTGATGCTGCAAAAGATCTGTGTTGATGATTCCTCAGTCACTGTATTACAACATTCAGTAAGAACAGGTTGGCAAATAAAGAGACTGAATGATACTGCACATCTCAGGCTTCTGTAG
- the LOC113362774 gene encoding coiled-coil domain-containing protein SCD2-like isoform X1 codes for MDHPRRRNGSPLYTRQSRNGDAESTSPGGGMSPVHPHSSSSYRGGYSANGFSSIKRSQNVAAKAAAQRLAQVMASHNDATTDNDDDEDDDDLYSVPPPISFSNRPSSNNLNNQNRNRVPLVAKPNGSTRSQSPALGGNGVEHAQSARSTSAGRSSAAVRSTSLIPPRANASPNRTSSRTQVSVPMVEPSVNPPRGNASPSRTSLRNQVSYPPMQSRANPSPSRTSLRTQVSLPLMEPSASPPRASASPGRTSMRSRDSIPPTEPGQRDNQRDKRLPSDVGQSLNGIGNRHEASALHDELDMLQEENENMLDKLRLAEERCKEAEARTKELEKQVASLGEGASMEAKLLSRKEAALRQREAAYKAGKQTKDERNEEISVLRIEAANAKEVAAAAVAQVREAESDMKALRSMTQRMILTQEEMEEVVLKRCWLARYWGLAVWHGICADIAAAKHEHWSSLAPLPFEVVISAGQKAKDESPGVVDQDRMNLTRGFSDLTGEGNIESILSVEMGLRELVSLKVEEAVVLALTQHRRPNLVRQSLSDPKSPGDPKFMEAYELSPDESEDVLFKQAWLTYFWRRAKAHGVKEKIAEKRLTFLIDRSQHAPTSHDAVKVEKCIMELGKLGIERQLWEASRKDLENFETSL; via the exons ATGGATCATCCTCGAAGAAGAAATGGCAGTCCATTGTATACAAGACAATCAAGAAACGGTGATGCTGAATCAACTTCTCCCGGCGGAGGAATGTCACCTGTACATCCACATTCTTCATCATCATATCGTGGTGGATATTCAGCAAATGGATTCTCAAGTATAAAGAGATCACAAAATGTAGCTGCTAAAGCTGCTGCTCAACGTCTTGCTCAAGTTATGGCTTCTCATAACGATGCCACCACCGACAATGATGACGATGAGGACGATGATGATCTTTATAGTGTTCCTCCTCCAATCTCATTCTCGAACCGACCCAGTAGTAATAACCTTAATAATCAGAATCGGAATAGAGTTCCCTTGGTTGCGAAGCCGAATGGTAGTACTAGATCTCAATCTCCTGCT CTAGGCGGAAACGGTGTGGAGCATGCACAATCGGCTCGCTCTACATCAGCTGGAAGGTCATCAGCCGCTGTTCGTTCAACGTCATTGATTCCACCTAGAGCCAATGCCTCACCTAATAGAACATCTTCGAGGACCCAGGTTTCTGTTCCAATGGTGGAACCTTCTGTCAACCCACCTAGAGGCAATGCATCGCCTAGCAGAACATCGTTGAGGAACCAGGTTTCTTATCCCCCTATGCAATCTAGAGCCAATCCATCACCTAGCAGAACATCATTGAGGACACAGGTTTCTCTTCCGCTGATGGAACCTTCTGCAAGTCCACCTAGAGCCAGCGCATCACCTGGCAGAACATCAATGAGGAGTCGGGATAGTATTCCACCAACAGAACCTGGACAAAGAGATAATCAAAGAGATAAAAG GCTTCCATCAGATGTGGGACAGAGCCTAAACGGAATCGGAAATCGCCATGAGGCCTCAGCTCTTCATGATGAG CTAGATATGCtacaagaagagaatgaaaacaTGCTAGACAAG CTTCGGTTAGCAGAAGAGAGATGTAAGGAAGCGGAAGCAAGGACCAAGGAGCTTGAGAAACAG GTTGCTTCTCTTGGGGAAGGCGCATCTATGGAAGCCAAATTATTGAGCAG AAAAGAAGCAGCATTGCGTCAAAGAGAG GCAGCTTACAAGGCAGGGAAACAAACTAAGGATGAGCGGAATGAGGAAATTTCGGTTTTGCGGATAGAAGCTGCG AATGCAAAAGAAGTGGCTGCGGCGGCTGTTGCACAGGTACGGGAAGCAGAATCTGATATGAAAGCTCTTCGCTCAATGACGCAAAGAATGATATTAACTCAGGAAGAGATG GAAGAGGTTGTTCTTAAAAGGTGCTGGCTTGCTCGCTATTGGGGTTTAGCTGTATGGCATG GCATCTGTGCTGATATTGCAGCGGCAAAACATGAGCACTGGTCATCTTTAGCACCTCTTCCTTTTGAAGTTGTCATTTCCGCTGGACAGAAAGCGAAGGATGAATCTCCAG GTGTTGTTGATCAGGACAGGATGAACCTTACACGGGGATTCAGTGATCTAACCGGAGAGGGTAACATTGAGAGCATTCTTTCAGTTGAGATGGGACTGAGGGAATTAGTTTCTCTAAAG GTTGAGGAGGCTGTTGTACTAGCACTGACCCAACACCGACGCCCAAATTTGGTGCGCCAATCTTTGTCAG ATCCAAAATCACCTGGTGATCCAAAGTTTATGGAGGCATATG AATTAAGTCCAGATGAATCAGAAGATGTTCTCTTCAAGCAG GCATGGTTGACATATTTCTGGAGAAGAGCCAAAGCACATGGTGTAAAGGAAAAAATTGCAGAAAAAAGACTGACATTCTTGATTGACCGTAGTCAACACGCACCAACCTCTCATGACGCTGTTAAAG TTGAGAAATGTATAATGGAGCTGGGAAAACTAGGAATCGAGCGCCAATTATGGGAAGCATCTCGCAAGGATCTCGAAAATTTTGAGACCTCTCTCTGA